A genomic segment from Gracilinanus agilis isolate LMUSP501 chromosome 1, AgileGrace, whole genome shotgun sequence encodes:
- the PPP1R17 gene encoding protein phosphatase 1 regulatory subunit 17, translating into MMSTERIQSRKLPEDRLDKRDTHSNHLDDISEQFIMSCDIKKQPRKGKTIQGALNPDSEQKKPRRKDAHALHIPPFMTGVLSEHLTKRCDINENPPKGKLSPAFHSSDLEQKKPRRKDTPALHMSPFAAGKRAGAEDWEGHNHHLANSLAIWRGQRHSLHLGSPGYRAELMLIVGFPLLAYL; encoded by the exons ATGATGTCCACTGAGCGGATCCAGTCACGCAAACTCCCAGAAGACAGATTGGACAAGCGAGACACACACAGCAACCACTTGG ATGACATTTCTGAGCAGTTTATTATGAGTTGTGATATTAAAAAACAGCCAAGGAAGGGAAAAACCATTCAAGGCGCCCTGAACCCTGACTCAGAGCAAAAAAAGCCACGGAGAAAAGATGCACATGCACTACATATTCCTCCTTTTATGACAG GTGTTCTTTCAgagcatttgacaaaaagatgcgACATCAACGAGAACCCACCGAAGGGCAAACTGAGTCCAGCTTTTCATAGCAGTGACCTGGAGCAGAAAAAGCCAAGGAGAAAGGACACACCTGCTCTACACATGTCGCCTTTTGCAGCAGGTAAAAGAGCTGGGGCAGAGGATTGGGAAGGCCACAACCACCACCTTGCCAACAGCCTGGCCATCTGGAGGGGCCAGAGACACAGCCTTCACCTGGGGTCACCGGGGTACAGGGCAGAGCTGATGCTGATCGTGGGCTTCCCACTCCTTGCTTATTTGTGA